A single region of the Lonchura striata isolate bLonStr1 chromosome 19, bLonStr1.mat, whole genome shotgun sequence genome encodes:
- the SUZ12 gene encoding polycomb protein SUZ12 translates to MAPQKHGGGAGPSSGSAGGAAGGGGGGGGGGGFGGSAAAAAPGGKSGGAAGGGGGGGGSGYSGGSSASSAAAAAAAALPPVKKPKMEQIQADHDLFLQAFEKPTQIYRFLRTRNLIAPIFLHRTLTYMSHRNSRTNIKRKTFKVDDMLSKVEKMKGEQESHSLSAHLQLTFTGFFHKNDKPSQNSENEQNSVTLEVLLVKVCHKKRKDVSCPIRQVPTGKKQVPLNPDLSQIKPGNFPSLAVSSNEFEPSNSHMVKSYSLLFRVTRPGRREFNGLINGETNENIDVNEELPARRKRNSSNREDGEKTFVAQMTVFDKNRRLQLLDGEYEVAMQEMEECPISKKRATWETILDGKRLPPFETFSQGPTLQFTLRWTGDTNDKSTAPIAKPLATRNSESLPQENKPNSVKPTQTIAVKESLPTDLQTRKERDVLNEPRQKLRIFYQFLYNNNTRQQTEARDDLHCPWCTLNCRKLYSLLKHLKLCHSRFIFNYVYHPKGARIDVSINECYDGSYAGNPQDIHRQPGFAFSRNGPVKRTPITHILVCRPKRTKASMSEFLESEDGEVEQQRTYSSGHNRLYFHSDTCLPLRPQEMEVDSEDEKDPEWLREKTITQIEEFSDVNEGEKEVMKLWNLHVMKHGFIADNQMNHACMLFVENYGQKIIKKNLCRNFMLHLVSMHDFNLISIMSIDKAVARLREMQQKLEKGESASPTDEESSEEQSGTANGYSENTMRERISEMESISGVTKQSKKQKL, encoded by the exons ATGGCTCCTCAGAAGCACGGTGGAGGAGCGGGGCCCAGCTCGGGCTCCGCTGGCGGCGCcgccggaggaggaggcggcggcggaggaGGCGGCGGGTTCGGGGGctccgccgcggcggcggctcccggtGGCAAATCCGGCGGtgccgcgggcggcggcggcggcggcggaggcagTGGGTACTCGGGCGGCTCCTCGGCCTCctcggcagcggcggcggcggcagcggcgctgCCCCCCGTGAAGAAGCCGAAGATGGAGCAGATCCAGGCCGACCACGACCTCTTTCTTCAGGCCTTCGAGA AACCAACACAGATATACAGATTTCTACGTACCCGGAATCTAATAGCA CCAATATTTTTGCACAGAACTCTCACTTACATGTCCCACAGAAACTCCCGAACAAATATCAAAAG GAAAACTTTCAAAGTAGATGACATGTTATCAAAAGTAGAGAAAATGAAGGGAGAACAAGAATCTCACAG cTTGTCTGCTCATTTGCAACTTACATTTACTGGGTTCTTCCATAAAAATG ATAAGCCATCACAAAACTCAGAGAATGAACAAAATTCTGTAACTCTGGAAGTACTGCTGGTGAAAGTTTGCCACAAGAAACGAAAG GATGTCAGTTGTCCAATAAGACAGGTTCCTACAGGTAAAAAGCAGGTGCCTTTAAACCCAGACCTCAGCCAAATTAAACCAGGCAACTTCCCATCACTTGCAGTCTCCAGTAATGAGTTTGAACCAAGCAACAGCCATATGGTGAAGTCTTACTCATTGTTATTCAGAGTCACTCGCCCAGGAAGGAGAGAATTTAATGGACTGATCAATGGGGAAACTAATGAAAACATTG ATGTCAATGAGGAACTTCCAgctagaagaaaaagaaactcttCAAATCGTGAAGATGGGGAAAAGACATTTGTAGCACAAATGACTGTATTTGATAAAAACAG ACGCTTGCAACTTCTGGATGGGGAATATGAAGTGGCCATGCAGGAAATGGAAGAGTGTCCCATTAGCAAGAAAAGAGCAACATGGGAAACTATTCTGGATGGGAAG AGGTTGCCTCCATTTGAAACATTTTCTCAGGGACCTACACTTCAGTTTACTCTTCGTTGGACAGGAGACACAAATGATAAGTCTACAGCTCCTATAGCTAAGCCTCTTGCAACACGAAATTCTGAAAGCCTCCCTCAAGAAAACAAGCCCAATTCTGTTAAACCTACTCAGACTATAG ctgtgaaaGAATCTTTGCCTACAGACCTTCAAACAAGAAAAGAGAGAGATGTTTTAAATGAACCTCGACAGAAGTTGCGAATATTTTACCAG TTCCTTTACAACAATAACACGAGGCAGCAGACCGAGGCCCGCGATGACTTGCACTGCCCCTGGTGCACGCTGAACTGTCGGAAACTCTATAGTTTACTCAAACATCTTAAACTCTGCCACAGCAGATTTATCTTTAATTATGTT TATCATCCAAAAGGTGCTCGGATAGACGTGTCCATCAATGAGTGCTACGATGGCTCCTACGCAGGGAACCCCCAGGACATCCATCGCCAGCCTGGCTTCGCCTTCAGCCGCAACGGGCCCGTCAAAAGAACTCCAATCACACACATCCTGGTGTGCAG GCCGAAGCGCACGAAAGCGAGCATGTCGGAGTTCCTGGAGTCGGAGGACGGCGAGGTGGAGCAGCAGCGGACGTACAGCAGCGGCCACAACCGGCTCTACTTCCACAGCGACACCTGCCTGCCCCTCCGCCCccaggagatggaggtggacagtgAGGATGAGAAGGATCCGGAATGGCTTCGGGAGAAAACCATCACT CAAATTGAAGAATTTTCTGATGTTAACGAAGGAGAGAAAGAAGTGATGAAATTATGGAATCTTCATGTTATGAAGCACGG GTTTATTGCTGACAATCAAATGAATCATGCCTGTATGCTGTTTGTTGAAAATTATGGACAAAAAATCATTAAGAAGAACTTGTGTCGAAACTTTATGCTCCACCTGGTCAGCATGCATGACTTTAACCTCATCAGCATCATGTCCATAGACAAAGCTGTGGCCAGGCTCCGAGAGATGCAGCAGAAGTTGGAGAAAGGAGAATCGGCGTCCCCGACGGACGAGGAATCTTCCGAGGAACAAAGTGGGACAGCAAATGGATACAGTGAAAATACCATGAGAGAGAGGATTTCAGAAATGGAAAGCATCTCAGGAGTCACGAAACAGAGCAAGAAGCAGAAGCTCTGA